GGCGACTCGCTGATCTATCTGGTGGATCGTTGGCGCGGCAAGGACGGACATGGCGGGATCGGCGACATCAGCATCTACGACGTCGACTTCGAGCCCATCGACCCTCGGACGGCGGAAAGCGATCTGACGTATGCCGGCGCGGGGCTGACGATGGTCGATCACCTGACCCACAACGTGCACAAGGGACGCATGGCGGAATGGGCGGAATTCTACGAACGCCTGTTCAACTTCCGCGAGGTGCGGTATTTCGATATCGAAGGCCAGGTCACCGGTGTGAAGTCGAAGGCGATGACCTCGCCGTGCGGCAATATCCGGATTCCCATCAACGAGGAAGGCACGGAACAGAAAGGCCAGATCCAGGAATATCTGGATCTCTATCGCGGCGAAGGCATACAGCATATCGCCATGGGTACCGACGACATCTATGCGACGGTGGAAGCGCTGCGCGCTCGCGGCGTTACCTTCCTGGACACGCCGGATACTTACTACGAGCTGCTCGACCGGCGCATTCCGGATCACGGCGAGCAGACCGCGCGCCTGGCAAAGAACCGCATCCTGCTGGATGGCGCCCCGGGTGGCGGGCTGCTGCTGCAGATCTTCACCGAAAACCAGGTGGGCCCGATCTTCTTCGAGATCATTCAACGCAAGGGCAATGAAGGCTTTGGCGAAGGCAACTTCAAGGCGCTGTTCGAGTCCATCGAGCTGGACCAGATGCGGCGCGGGGTGCTGAAGCCGGTGGAGACCGCCGGCAAGGACTGAGCCGTCAGGTCAGGGCTTTTTCTGTTCCGGCGCGAGCGTGAGGATCCATTTGGCGATCTCGTGCGCTTCTTCCGGACTGACCTGCGGTTGGGCCGCCATCGACAGCTTGCCCCAGCGATAGCGGCCGCCGCTGCGTATGGAATTGGCCAGGTATGCCTCGGCGTCGGGTTGCCCGGCGTAGCGCTGCGCCACCGCCCGGAACGGCGGCCCGACGCGGGGCGTGTCCACCTGGTGGCAGCCCAGGCATATCCTGCTTTTAACCAGGGACTCTCCGACGGTCTGGGCCATGGCGCCCTGCGCCAGGAGCAAGCCCAGCGCGGCCACGGCCACGGCCACGCGACGGCGTATTCCTTCAATCTTCAAATGCATCGGTGACGGCTCCGCGACTGGCAGTGCCGGCCAGCTTGCCGAACTTGGCCAGCACGCCGCGCGTATAGCGTGGCTTGGGCGGCGTCCAGGCTTTGCGGCGATCGGCCATTTCCTCGTCGCTGATATTCAATTGCAGCAGTAGTCGGTGGGCATCGATGGTAACCGAATCGCCTTCCCGGATGAGCGCGATGGGGCCGCCCACGAAGGCTTCGGGCGCCACGTGGCCGACCACCATGCCCCAGGTGCCGCCGGAAAACCTTCCGTCGGTAATCAAGCCCACG
This genomic interval from Bordetella genomosp. 8 contains the following:
- the hppD gene encoding 4-hydroxyphenylpyruvate dioxygenase, yielding MTEPFRPWDNPMGTAGFEFVEYAAPDPAALRRVFEQLGFKAIARHRHKDVILYRQGGVNFLVNAEPDSFAQRFARLHGPSICAIAFRVQDAAAAYRRALELGAWGFDSHSGPMELNIPAIKGIGDSLIYLVDRWRGKDGHGGIGDISIYDVDFEPIDPRTAESDLTYAGAGLTMVDHLTHNVHKGRMAEWAEFYERLFNFREVRYFDIEGQVTGVKSKAMTSPCGNIRIPINEEGTEQKGQIQEYLDLYRGEGIQHIAMGTDDIYATVEALRARGVTFLDTPDTYYELLDRRIPDHGEQTARLAKNRILLDGAPGGGLLLQIFTENQVGPIFFEIIQRKGNEGFGEGNFKALFESIELDQMRRGVLKPVETAGKD
- a CDS encoding c-type cytochrome, with amino-acid sequence MHLKIEGIRRRVAVAVAALGLLLAQGAMAQTVGESLVKSRICLGCHQVDTPRVGPPFRAVAQRYAGQPDAEAYLANSIRSGGRYRWGKLSMAAQPQVSPEEAHEIAKWILTLAPEQKKP